The genomic region TAGCATATTTAACTTTGGCGATTGTTATCTTGGCAGCCGCTTGTCAGGGAAACAATAACAATCAGCAAGATACCAAAACGGATAGTATTGAGCTCGATACAGGTCTAATTACCGAAGTGAAAGTCGATACCATACAGCGCATTCGGGACAATTACGAGCGGATCCATGCGATCAAGGACTGGGATAAAATCGATTCGGCGGAGGTGTTGGGCGAATCGACTGAGGGTGGAATTGCTTATTTCTATTACAAGAATAATGTCATGGAGAAGATGGATATCGAATATTATGGCGAGGGTGGTTACACCAATGACTATTATTACTTCAAGGACAATCAAGTTTCTTTCGTTCTGGAGGAAATCTATCGTTATAATGCCCATATGTATTCGCCTGAATTCGACTATGCTAAGACCAAAAAGGCGGAGGAATTTAGGTTCTACTATTTTGACGGGAAATTTGTAAAAGGACTTCCTGAGCAAGCGGATCCGAAATGGCAGGTTGAGCTGGCAGATCGTGCGGCAGTTTTACTTCAACAAAAGGAAAAGATTAGTAAATTGAAAAGATATTAAGCGATCGAATGGAATTTAAGTCTTCTTTTCCACCTATTATTTCTGCTGATGCGAAGGTCCTTATTTTGGGGAGTTTGCCCGGCGACCTCTCTCTGCTTCAACAACAGTACTACGGGCATCCGCAGAACAGGTTTTGGAAATTGATGCATCTGCTGTTTGAGGAGGAGCTCAGTGGTCAGTATGAGGATAGAAAGCGCCTTCTGTTAAAGCATGGCGTTGCCCTGTGGGATGTCTGTGCAAAGGCGATCCGTCCGGGAAGTATGGACTCGGATATTTCGGAAGTGCAGGCGAACCCCATTCCTGAATTGCTGGCGACCTATCCGGGCATTAAACGTGTTTTTTTCAATGGGCAGAAAGCGATGTCGCTTCACGACAAGCTATTAAGTCGCGTTGAAGGGGTAGAATATATTGGTCTGCCGAGTACCAGTCCGGCGAATGCACGCTTCCATTTAACCCTTTTGAAGGAGCATTGGACACAGATTCTTTAACCTATCTGTGCAATAAATTTATCGAATTGGATTTAAAGCTGTTTGCTGGTGAAAAACTTTCGCATTAATCAAGTGGTTTGTTTATTTTTGCAAGCAAGATGTCAGATTTAAAATACAACCAAAGAGGTGTATCCGCTGGTAAAGAGGATGTGCACAATGCGATTAAGAACATTGATAAAGGATTATTCCCACAAGCTTTCTGTAAGATTATCCCTGATATATTAGGTTCCGATGAGGAATGGTGTAATATCATGCATGCAGATGGTGCGGGTACAAAATCTTCCTTAGCCTATGTTTACTGGAAAGAGACTGGCGATGCGTCGGTTTGGCGCGGTATCGCGCAGGACGCTATCATCATGAATGTGGATGATCTACTTTGTGTTGGTGCAATCGATAACATCTTATTATCTTCTACGATTGGCCGTAACAAGAACCTGATTCCGGGTGAAGTTATTGCAGAAATCATCAATGGAACGGAAGAAATTCTTGCGGAGCTTCGTGAGCTGGGTATGGGTATCTACTCTACGGGTGGCGAAACTGCTGACGTAGGCGACCTAGTAAGAACTATTATTGTCGACAGTACCGTTACTTGCCGTATGAAGCGCGAAGATGTGATCTCCAACCACCGTATTCAGGCTGGCAATGTGATTGTAGGTTTGGCGTCTTACGGACAGGCAACTTATGAGAAGGAATACAATGGCGGTATGGGATCCAATGGATTGACTTCTGCACGCCATGATGTGTTCAGCAAATATATCTCTGAGAAATATCCGGAGAGCTTTGACCCTGCAGTGCCATACGATTTGGTATTTGCTGGCGGAAAGGCATTGACGGATAAGATTAAAGTGGAAACTGGCGAGGAGATTACGGCAGGTAAACTGGTATTATCAGCAACACGTACCTATGCACCAGTAATTAAACAGATATTGGATAAGTACCGTTCGCAAATCGATGGTATGGTTCATTGTTCTGGTGGTGCACAAACGAAAGTATTGCATTTCGTAGATGCTGTCCACGTGATCAAAGACAACTTGTTCCCGATTCCAGCGCTATTCGAGTTAATTCAAAAAGAGTCGAATACCGATTGGCAAGAAATGTACAAGGTATTCAATATGGGACACCGCATGGAACTTTATGTTCCTGAGGAGATTGCTGCCGATATTATCGCTATATCGGAGTCTTTCAACATCCCAGCACAAATCATCGGTCGCGTAGAGGCGGCAGATACTAAGAAAGTAACTATTCGCTCTCCATACGGAGAATTTATTTACGAATAAATTTGACGTGGACGGCAAGAAAATTATAGGTAGAACAGAGATCATCGATTTGCCCGAATTGGGGCTCTACGATATCGACGCTAAAATAGACACCGGCGCCGAAACTTCTGTTCTACACTGTGAACAAATGGAAGTAGTCAATAAAAAAGGGCATCTCTATGTGATCGGGCATATCCGTCCGAACCTCGATAGCGATAAGGTTTTGAAGTTGACTTTCCCTGTCCATCGTGAAAGAACGATTAAGAGTTCTTTTGGGCAGTCAGAAATCCGCTATATATTTCTAACAAAAATCCGGATGTTCAATGAGCTGTACGATATTAAACTCTCCTTTCGCGACAGATCAGCAATGTCCTACCCCATGCTTTTAGGGCGTAATTTTATCACTCGAAAATTTTTAGTGGATGTGGCTAAGAAAAATCTAGCATCCAATTTGATATAAAATATAAAAGCCCATTTATCTGTTAAAGAACTAAGAAAGTGAAGATAGCTATATTATCGACAAACAAGTCAATTTATTCGACCAAGCGTTTGGTTGAAGCTGCCGTTGCTCGCGGACATGAATGTGTGGTGATGGATCACAGCAAATGTTATGTGGGCATACAACAGGGCAAACCATCCATACATTATAAGGGCCAAGATATCGGCGAGATTGACGCCATCGTACCTCGTATCGGTTCATCCGTTACGTTTTACGGATCGGCAATCGTCCGTCAGTTTGAAGTAATGGGAGTTATTTCTGCCAACCCGAGTCAGGCGATCACGCGTTCGCGCGATAAACTGCGTTGTATGCAAATCCTTTCAGGTGCAGGCTTAGGTCTACCGATTACAGGTTTTGCGAGAACGGCATCTGATGTGGACGACCTGATCAATATGGTGGGCGGAGCACCACTGGTTATTAAATTGCTAGAAGGAACGCAGGGAATCGGTGTGGTATTGGCAGAGACTAAGAAAGCGGCATCTTCGGTAATTGAGGCTTTCTATGGCTTAGGGAACAACATCTTGATTCAAGAATATATCAAAGAGGCAAAAGGAACGGATATCCGTGCTTTTGTTGTCGACGGTAAAGTAGTTGGCGCCATGAAGCGTACCGCGAAAGAAGGCGAATTCCGCTCGAACCTGCACCGTGGCGGTACGGCGGAAGTCATCAAATTGACGCGTAAAGAAAAAGAAACTGCTATCGCTGCAGCACGCGCAATGGGACTTACCGTGGCAGGCGTAGATATGCTGCCTTCATCCCGTGGCCCACTTATCCTGGAGGTAAACTCATCTCCTGGCTTGGAAGGTATAGAACAAGCTACAGGTAAGGATATCGCCGGCGAAATTATTAAATATATCGAAAGGCAATATGAGGCTAAGCAACTCGCTAAGCCTGCAACGATAAGAACAAAGATTAAGAAACAGAGTAATCTGTAGAAATAGCCTGCTAAAGCAGGCTATTTTAGTAGTTAGTACTTAGTACTTAGTAATTAGACCTATGGCGGTAAAGATTTTCGTTAAGATTGACGTTTCTGTCTGAACCAGGAAAGGAAGGATTTTAAGATTAATAGGATATTACGCTATAGGTCTTTATACTAACTACTAACTACTAAATACTATTTCTTGGTTCAAAGACAACACATTCTGCCAATCCTTCCACCCTTCTTTTCTTATTTCAGAGCTTGGCTTACTTCAATTGGTAAATCTGATTCTAAAATAGAGGCTCCGTCGGCAAAGACTGCTCTAAATTTTTCGGCGCGTTCTTCTTTGGTTAGAAGTTTATCGTAGGTAGGTGCTGATGAAATCATGCACATGACGCCTTTTTCGTGAAAGAATTTGTACATGTCTTGATTGGCGGCTTTAATCTCCGGACCAATATAAACGATCATCCGATTAAAGGGCAATCCCGATTGAACGAACTTGTCTAAATCCTGTTGTGTTTTGATATGCATAGATAGATACTGCTTTGGGTTCTTCTCCAGGTAGAATCTTGCTTGTTCGACATTGTGCACTGTTACCCATACCCATGCATAGGCATCGTGCTTTCTGATGATTTCAGCAGTCATCTCCATCGGAAGATCCTTTTTATCCAGGTTTAGGATGGTCTTTCCCTTCGCCCAGATAATCATCTCGTCTAATGTATTGATCTTATATTTTGTTGCTTGCCCTTGCTTATCCTTCAGCTTCAGCTTCTTCAAGTCTGCCCAAGTGTAGTCGATTACTTTTCCGGTTCCAGTAGTCGTACGGTCGAGTGTCGCGTCATGCACCATCACAGGGATACTATCTTTCGTCAAGCGAGGGTCGATCTCAAAGATGGCTACCGTATGCTTCAGCACTTCCTTCATGGAAGGGATGGAGTTCTCAGGCATATGATTCTCAATCGTTCCTCTATGTCCGGATATCACTTTCTTGTCCGAAGCATATTCGAAGTACTTGTACATCTCATCTACGGTTTTGAAGTTTAGCTTATGAAGCTTTTGGGCTGAGGCTTGAAGCGATAGCATCAATATAGCGCCTGCAAAAAATAGTTTTTTCATTAGGATTTAATTGTATGCGAAATTAAGCATTCAGCTTTAACAAATTAAAACCTTTATGTTTATCCAATGTTATCAGCGTGAGTGCAGAATTCTCTTGAACGATCTTTCTGTAGTTCTTCAAAGGCATTCCAAGTTGGCTCGACATGAATAAACGGTTGACGCCGTTGTGTCCAACAACAAGGATTGTTTTGCCATCATATTTATCCATCAACTCGTTATAGAAACTATTTAAGCGTGCAATGACTTGCTTGGCTGTTTCTCCTGTGCGACCTGCCGCATGTTCTTCGGGATTGGAAAGCCAATTGTCCCAAGACTCCGGGTCTTCAGCAATAAATTCGTCGGAACGCTTCCCTTCCCAGTTACCGAAGTCTACTTCGATAAGGCGTTCGTCGGTTACAACGCGTGCTTCTTCGCCGGAAGCGATAGCTGCTGTATGCTTAGCGCGTTTTAACGGCGATGAAAAGATATGGTCGAAGCTAAAGTCTTTCAACAGCTCATTCATACGATTGGCCTGCTGAAGTCCTTTTTCAGTAAGTTCTATATCTGTTCTTCCGCAGTATTTATTTCCGTCGGCATTGTATGCTGTCTCACCGTGACGTAATAGGCAAATAGTAATCATCTATAAATAATTTAAATCGCTAAGTTTCTGTTTAAATGCTAGGTATTGCTCTTCATAGGCGGCTAGCAATGTCGTGTCGGGCTGAACTTCCTTCTCAATTTGAGTCATGGCAGATGCCGCTTCGATCAAGGAAGCATAATAGGTATTGGATGCCGCCATGATTGCTGCACCAAATGCACCGCTTGCTTCTTTACACTTGAAAATAGGCACATTCATCACCGAGGCTCTAATCTTCAGCCATACATCGGAGTTACTGCCTCCACCGGCCGAATAAACCGCCTCCACTTTCTCTCCAGACAGGTCTTCGATGATCTCATAAGCCAGGCGCTCGATAAAAGCGACCCCTTCTAAACCTGAGGTAAATAGTGCCGCTCTGCTCGCGTTTTCCGGAAAGAATGCTCTTGCCTGAGGCGCCATAATAGGATATCTTTCACCTTCTTGTTTCAAAGGCCAGGCAAGAAGTCCCGTTGGGATAAGTTTTTCTGCTTCTACATTTAGTTCTTGCAGATTTTCTGCGAAATCTAAGGATATCCAGTCAGCGCCGGTATTGCTTGCCCCTCCGGGCATCCAATATCCTTCCGGATGACGGTGACTATATAATCTTCCTAATGGATCGACCACATTGTTTTTCGTTACTCCCTTGATGACCAAGGTGGTTCCTATCGTCGTATTCCATGTACCTGGTCTAACAGCACCCGACGCCATTTGCGTGGCACATCCGTCTGTCATCCCAACAACAACGTCTATACGCGGGATTCCCCAAGTCGCTGCTAGATCAACATCGAGTTTGCCCACTACTGTGCCGGAAGGTACTACTTCCTGAAGCCAGCTAGGCTTTAAGCCTATCTCTTGAGTAACAAATGCTGGCCACTCTAGCTTTTCAAGATCATATGCCGACTTTAAAACGTTGGTATAATCGGTCGTATGGTAATTGCCGCTAAACTTGCCAACGATATAATCCGAAGCATGGATCCAAAGGCTAATTTGTTCGGCCTTTTCTGGATAGGTTTCAACAAACCATAGCATCTTAGAGATGCCCGATGAGGCATTGAACCCTGTATATCCATCCTTCACATATTTGCTGGCAATTTCCTTGCAGCGCTTGCCCTGTTCTACCGAACGAGGATCGCTGTACATAATCGCATCATGCAAAGGTTTTAAGTCCTTATCCAGTGGGATAACCGTGCCTGAGGTCGATGTAACAGATAGGGCGAGGATATCGGATTTGTTGATATGCGCAGGCAAAGAACTAATCAGATCAGCCATCATTTCCCTGCAATCCTGCCACCATAAGTCTGGAGATTGCTCCTCTCTGAATCGTTCGTCTAAGTCGAACTTACGCGCATCAGATGCGATCAGTTTACCTTGTTGATCTACCAATACAATTCTTGCTCCCTGCGTTCCGACGTCTACTCCGAAGAAATATTTGTTCATCTATGCTCCTACTTGTTTAAAGGTTTTACGCGCATTTTTCCACTCCAAATACAATTGCTCGAATTCTTCATGGTCTTGCGGATGAATTTCTTCCAACAGCTCAGGGCTGATGTTCGGTACGTGCAAGGCGTCATTACATACGAATACGCCTCCAAGTACAGAAGCCTGGCGGAATGTATCGCGTATTTTGATGCTCTTGCCGAATAGATTGGCGATAAACTGACGTAGCTTGCGGCTTTCTACTCCACCGCCACATGCCCAGATATAAGATTCGTTATGCGGCGAAACCGCGCATAAGAACTTGTAGTTTTCGTAGATGCTGCATGCGATATCCCAAAGAATAGCGAATACAAAGCTGCCACGCGTTAATTGATGGGAAACTGGCGCATTGAAAATAAAACCACCTTTGGTCAAGGGTTCTTCCTCATCGGCAATTAGTGACCCCAAGGAGGCAACACATTGCGAATAGGTAGCATCCTCTAATTCACGCTCAATAACATCATAACCTTCGTTTGGATAGAAGATTTCCTTCAGGCGCTGATAGTTCAATCCGGTAACACCGGCATTCGCTTCCAGGATGAAGTTATGCTCGTCGATATGACGGCTTGTCCAAGTGCGCTGATCCTCATCTTTCTCATAGGTATCGACGATCTTGATGATCGGAGTCGTCGTTCCTGAAACAATGACTACGTCGTTTGCAGAAGGATCCATACTACGGATTGCCAGCTGCGTATCTCCTCCCCCAACAACAACGGCAGCTTCCGCGTTGATAGCTAAGGTATTTGCCACCTCTGGAAGGATAGTTCCAAGAACAGAGGTAGCATTTTTCAATTGTGGCAATATGTTAGCTGGAAGTTGAAACAAATCCAGCAAGATGTTACTCCATTGTTTTTTCTCTACATCGTAAAGCAACGTTTCGGATGCTTGAGAATGCTCGTAGCATGTAACGCCCGAGAACTTATACTGAATCCAGTCGCTAATGCTCATCACGCAAGCGATTTTATCGAATAGATCCGGATAGACTTCCCTTACGCCAACTAATTTAAAAGCGGAGAACAGCGAAGTCGGATAGCGCCCTGATAAGTTGTAAACTGTATCCTTATCTGTCAGGTCTTTTTCCCATTTACGCCCTCTATGATCGATATTAGGCATCCCAAGTAGGGAGTTACCCTCGGCGTCAATAACAACTATTCCTTCGCGTTGGCTGGTCGCTGTAATGGCGTTAATTTTAACATCACCCGCTTCAGCCAGTGCATCTTTTGCAAGATGCAGGATCTGATCCCAAAGCTCATTTGGATTAAAGAAGATGGATTCTTCGTAGTTCGTATCGGACTCGTAATGAACATTCTCGCGTTTGATACTCAAGATTTCCCCGGTCGGAGTTGCTACCCCAACACGAGCATTACCCGTACCAATATCTACTATTAAATAGGCTTCTTTTTGTGCCATGATTATTGAATCGTTGTTTTATCTAAAACTGCTTTGTTAACCAGTTGTTTTATCGATTTATTGCCATTGATAAAGAACTCACGCAAGTTATTGTTCATAATAAATGCATGGTGATCTTCCACCTCATGCGTTGCACCGGCGATATGCGGTGTTGCCAACACGTTTTTGTTCAAGATCATTTTATAGTCGATCTCATCAGGTGGTTCGTTGTAGAATACATCCAACACAGCTCCTCTGATTTTACCATTCTCGATGATGTCCAGCAAATCCTCACGATTAACAACCGTTGCACGTGCCGTATTGACGAAGATCGCTTCAGGTTTCATCAGTGAAAGGTATTTCTTATCGATCATACCTTTCGTCTCATTAGTTACCGGCAAGTGGATACCGACTACGTCGCACTCCGCAAATAACTCATCCAATTCTACCTTTTTGAAGTCTGTATTTTCATCCGTGTAATATGGATCAAAGTAATAGATTTCACATGGGAAATTGACAAGCATACGCGCAATGTGCTGTCCGACCGCTCCGAATCCTACCATACCAACGCGCTTGCCAGCCAATTCATTGCCCTTAAATTGCAAGTATGAGGTATGTGCGCCTTCGCCCCAGTTCTTTCCTTCCAACCAGTTGATACCTGGGATGGTATTACGCATTAAGGTGATCACATTAGCAATAAACATCTCGGCAACCGCTTGCGCATTTCTTGCCGGCGTGTTAAATACCGGAATCCCTAATTCTGTAGCAACCGCTAGATCGATATTGGAAGGTGTACCGCGGCAAATTCCTACGAATTTTAATTCAGGATTCGCACGTAATACATCAGCTGTTATTTCATCGTGTTCAGAAATCAAAGCATCAACTCCCGTTTCCTGGATCAATGCAGTTAACTCTTCAGGATTATATGCACGTCCATGAGGTTTCCATGAACGGTAAACAACTTCATCAAAAAGGCCTTCCAACTCTTTCAAAGCTTTCGCATTCTCGTAAGGCGCTGTAAGTAATACTTTCATAATTATTCTATACTATTCTAAACTATTTATTGTTAATTGTGTGATTCTACTTCTTTTGGAATGGTGATAAATTTGGTCAATACAGCGCTGACTAAATACAGTCCTGCCAAAACCCAAATAACGCCCGCACTTCCAATGGTGCTAATTAATAATCCGACGATTGCCGGTCCGACAAATACCGGTAGACCTGCCCCTAAATTGAGGATAGCCATCGCAGCTCCCTTATCTTCTTTGACAAGCGAAGGAACAAGTGCTGATAATGGAACATATCCTGCGAGCAACGCTCCCCATGCGATACCAGCGGCCATTACCGCCCAATAACTCCCCCCAAACCAAATCGGTGAATAATAAAACAAGACTGTCGTGATAGCGCATCCTACGCCACCAAACCACATGATGGTATTCTGCCATCCTAAGCGGTCGCCAACAAATCCGAAGATCAGATTGAAGATGATGTTACTGGTGAAGATGGTCCCCCATATCTGCAACCATTCTTTCGTGTCGAAGCCATGCTCTGCCATATATAGCGGAAGGAATACGGGAAATGCAAATTGCGCTGTCGTGTTGATGACACGCACAATTCCGCCGATCAATACCTTTGGTTCCTTCTTAACGATGGTTAATCCGTTGCTCAGTTCTTGCATCTTAGAACCTTTGGAAGCTTTTGTTTCGAACTTATCACGGTTTAAAACCAATGCAAAGAACGCCCCTACCAATACCCATAAGATTGAACTCCATAAGGTATTTTCATATCCCCATCGCTCCAATGCCCAACTGGAATAATAGGCTCCCAATACATTTAATCCACCTGTAAATACAAACCAAAACCATCCGACTGCCCGACCTAAGATATCTTGTGGCGCTTTATAGGTTATCCAAACCATGAACGAATAAGCAAACAACGGATATCCAAATCCTCTGATTGCGTAGAAAAACAACATGGATGTGTAGTCTAATTTCGCCATCCCCATACCCACAAAACCTATCGTACCGATGATGTAAAGTAGAAGTCCCATGGCCATCGCCTTCCTTGGTCCATAACTTTCGGCTAATACGCCGGAAAACCAAGAAGAGATTGCTATGGTAATTCCATACACCGTAAATAGTAGCGAGGATTGTTCGATGGACATGCCATGTTCAATCAGATAAGGACTCAGCCATCCCTGCTCGACGCCGTCCCCCATCATAAAAATCAGAATACCTAGGTATCCCCACTTTAAATTGCTAGGTATCCCCAGCCTGTTCATTAAATTGTCTTGTGCCATTAGGTTTAGTATTGTAATTGGTTGATGTAAATATGCTATCTAAAATAAATAAAAATTAACAAAATATAATATTTTAAAAGTAATCAGACCCAAAAAAAGGAAAAGTGGGCTATTAAGAACGCTTTTCCGTTTATTTAATTCAAGTAGTTTACAAAATAAAACCTACTCGCTGGGTCACTACATCAACCTCAGTTCAGGACTAGATATAATTAATATCTGCTGACAAAAACCAATGGTCACTAGGCACAATATTCTTCCATCGATCTTTTATGATAACCGACTTCGACGCACTCAATTGACCTTTAATGAATATGAAATCGATCTTCTTCGCTTTGGCATTTCGTTCAGCATCATCCGGACGGAATGCATTGGTCGTTCCTTCAGGTTTTGCATCACCATTGCTCAATACGTAGCTATCTTTCCATCCCGCATTGATGATCTCGGGATAAAGACCGGCGCCATATCCATTGTTGAAATCTCCGGTAAGTATCTGCGGAAAGTCATCTTGATATTGCGCTGCTTCCTCTAGTACTACTTTGATCTGACCTAGCTTTGCTTCATTACTAACATGATCCAGATGTAAGTTAATCAGTCGGATTTCTCTGTTCGTTTTTTTATCCAGCAGTCGCACCCAGCTACAGTTTCTCGCTCTCGCACTTCCCCAGGAGATACTTCCTGCAATCAGTGGAGTTTCGGATAACCAATACCCCCCTGCTGTGATCAATTCAAAGCGCTTCTTGGAAAAAAGAATAGGGTTTTTCGCAATTCCATGATAGCCTTCTTTGAACTTATCCATCTCCGGACCGTCAAATCCAAAAGCAAAATAGTCTTTTAGATCATTCTTTAAATCTAAGAACTGATTTCTAAGAACTTCCTGAAAACCGATCAAGTCGGCTTGCTGTTTCTTGATTACCTGAATACAGGCTTCACGTCGATGTTGCCAACCCAGTCCTTTCTCGTTATCTTCCGGTAAATCCACACGGATATTGCAAGAAAGAACGCGGATACCAACATTTGCTTTCTGCGAATCCAATGCAAGCACCTGGCTAGAGCCTAGCAAAGGCAGGCTTGCCAGAAGGCCCGCCTGCTTTATAAAGTTTCTCCTTGAAGAGTTATTAAAATCATTCATAGGATGTTGTATTTTTTATGCGTTTGCTGCAGTTTCTTCGCCTAAG from Sphingobacterium sp. BN32 harbors:
- a CDS encoding AIR synthase related protein; amino-acid sequence: MSDLKYNQRGVSAGKEDVHNAIKNIDKGLFPQAFCKIIPDILGSDEEWCNIMHADGAGTKSSLAYVYWKETGDASVWRGIAQDAIIMNVDDLLCVGAIDNILLSSTIGRNKNLIPGEVIAEIINGTEEILAELRELGMGIYSTGGETADVGDLVRTIIVDSTVTCRMKREDVISNHRIQAGNVIVGLASYGQATYEKEYNGGMGSNGLTSARHDVFSKYISEKYPESFDPAVPYDLVFAGGKALTDKIKVETGEEITAGKLVLSATRTYAPVIKQILDKYRSQIDGMVHCSGGAQTKVLHFVDAVHVIKDNLFPIPALFELIQKESNTDWQEMYKVFNMGHRMELYVPEEIAADIIAISESFNIPAQIIGRVEAADTKKVTIRSPYGEFIYE
- a CDS encoding FGGY-family carbohydrate kinase, with amino-acid sequence MAQKEAYLIVDIGTGNARVGVATPTGEILSIKRENVHYESDTNYEESIFFNPNELWDQILHLAKDALAEAGDVKINAITATSQREGIVVIDAEGNSLLGMPNIDHRGRKWEKDLTDKDTVYNLSGRYPTSLFSAFKLVGVREVYPDLFDKIACVMSISDWIQYKFSGVTCYEHSQASETLLYDVEKKQWSNILLDLFQLPANILPQLKNATSVLGTILPEVANTLAINAEAAVVVGGGDTQLAIRSMDPSANDVVIVSGTTTPIIKIVDTYEKDEDQRTWTSRHIDEHNFILEANAGVTGLNYQRLKEIFYPNEGYDVIERELEDATYSQCVASLGSLIADEEEPLTKGGFIFNAPVSHQLTRGSFVFAILWDIACSIYENYKFLCAVSPHNESYIWACGGGVESRKLRQFIANLFGKSIKIRDTFRQASVLGGVFVCNDALHVPNISPELLEEIHPQDHEEFEQLYLEWKNARKTFKQVGA
- a CDS encoding RimK/LysX family protein; amino-acid sequence: MDGKKIIGRTEIIDLPELGLYDIDAKIDTGAETSVLHCEQMEVVNKKGHLYVIGHIRPNLDSDKVLKLTFPVHRERTIKSSFGQSEIRYIFLTKIRMFNELYDIKLSFRDRSAMSYPMLLGRNFITRKFLVDVAKKNLASNLI
- a CDS encoding MFS transporter, with translation MAQDNLMNRLGIPSNLKWGYLGILIFMMGDGVEQGWLSPYLIEHGMSIEQSSLLFTVYGITIAISSWFSGVLAESYGPRKAMAMGLLLYIIGTIGFVGMGMAKLDYTSMLFFYAIRGFGYPLFAYSFMVWITYKAPQDILGRAVGWFWFVFTGGLNVLGAYYSSWALERWGYENTLWSSILWVLVGAFFALVLNRDKFETKASKGSKMQELSNGLTIVKKEPKVLIGGIVRVINTTAQFAFPVFLPLYMAEHGFDTKEWLQIWGTIFTSNIIFNLIFGFVGDRLGWQNTIMWFGGVGCAITTVLFYYSPIWFGGSYWAVMAAGIAWGALLAGYVPLSALVPSLVKEDKGAAMAILNLGAGLPVFVGPAIVGLLISTIGSAGVIWVLAGLYLVSAVLTKFITIPKEVESHN
- a CDS encoding 2-hydroxyacid dehydrogenase, with amino-acid sequence MKVLLTAPYENAKALKELEGLFDEVVYRSWKPHGRAYNPEELTALIQETGVDALISEHDEITADVLRANPELKFVGICRGTPSNIDLAVATELGIPVFNTPARNAQAVAEMFIANVITLMRNTIPGINWLEGKNWGEGAHTSYLQFKGNELAGKRVGMVGFGAVGQHIARMLVNFPCEIYYFDPYYTDENTDFKKVELDELFAECDVVGIHLPVTNETKGMIDKKYLSLMKPEAIFVNTARATVVNREDLLDIIENGKIRGAVLDVFYNEPPDEIDYKMILNKNVLATPHIAGATHEVEDHHAFIMNNNLREFFINGNKSIKQLVNKAVLDKTTIQ
- a CDS encoding FGGY-family carbohydrate kinase, which encodes MNKYFFGVDVGTQGARIVLVDQQGKLIASDARKFDLDERFREEQSPDLWWQDCREMMADLISSLPAHINKSDILALSVTSTSGTVIPLDKDLKPLHDAIMYSDPRSVEQGKRCKEIASKYVKDGYTGFNASSGISKMLWFVETYPEKAEQISLWIHASDYIVGKFSGNYHTTDYTNVLKSAYDLEKLEWPAFVTQEIGLKPSWLQEVVPSGTVVGKLDVDLAATWGIPRIDVVVGMTDGCATQMASGAVRPGTWNTTIGTTLVIKGVTKNNVVDPLGRLYSHRHPEGYWMPGGASNTGADWISLDFAENLQELNVEAEKLIPTGLLAWPLKQEGERYPIMAPQARAFFPENASRAALFTSGLEGVAFIERLAYEIIEDLSGEKVEAVYSAGGGSNSDVWLKIRASVMNVPIFKCKEASGAFGAAIMAASNTYYASLIEAASAMTQIEKEVQPDTTLLAAYEEQYLAFKQKLSDLNYL
- a CDS encoding histidine phosphatase family protein, translating into MITICLLRHGETAYNADGNKYCGRTDIELTEKGLQQANRMNELLKDFSFDHIFSSPLKRAKHTAAIASGEEARVVTDERLIEVDFGNWEGKRSDEFIAEDPESWDNWLSNPEEHAAGRTGETAKQVIARLNSFYNELMDKYDGKTILVVGHNGVNRLFMSSQLGMPLKNYRKIVQENSALTLITLDKHKGFNLLKLNA
- a CDS encoding glycerophosphodiester phosphodiesterase family protein, whose product is MKKLFFAGAILMLSLQASAQKLHKLNFKTVDEMYKYFEYASDKKVISGHRGTIENHMPENSIPSMKEVLKHTVAIFEIDPRLTKDSIPVMVHDATLDRTTTGTGKVIDYTWADLKKLKLKDKQGQATKYKINTLDEMIIWAKGKTILNLDKKDLPMEMTAEIIRKHDAYAWVWVTVHNVEQARFYLEKNPKQYLSMHIKTQQDLDKFVQSGLPFNRMIVYIGPEIKAANQDMYKFFHEKGVMCMISSAPTYDKLLTKEERAEKFRAVFADGASILESDLPIEVSQALK
- a CDS encoding endonuclease/exonuclease/phosphatase family protein, translated to MNDFNNSSRRNFIKQAGLLASLPLLGSSQVLALDSQKANVGIRVLSCNIRVDLPEDNEKGLGWQHRREACIQVIKKQQADLIGFQEVLRNQFLDLKNDLKDYFAFGFDGPEMDKFKEGYHGIAKNPILFSKKRFELITAGGYWLSETPLIAGSISWGSARARNCSWVRLLDKKTNREIRLINLHLDHVSNEAKLGQIKVVLEEAAQYQDDFPQILTGDFNNGYGAGLYPEIINAGWKDSYVLSNGDAKPEGTTNAFRPDDAERNAKAKKIDFIFIKGQLSASKSVIIKDRWKNIVPSDHWFLSADINYI
- the rimK gene encoding 30S ribosomal protein S6--L-glutamate ligase, which translates into the protein MKIAILSTNKSIYSTKRLVEAAVARGHECVVMDHSKCYVGIQQGKPSIHYKGQDIGEIDAIVPRIGSSVTFYGSAIVRQFEVMGVISANPSQAITRSRDKLRCMQILSGAGLGLPITGFARTASDVDDLINMVGGAPLVIKLLEGTQGIGVVLAETKKAASSVIEAFYGLGNNILIQEYIKEAKGTDIRAFVVDGKVVGAMKRTAKEGEFRSNLHRGGTAEVIKLTRKEKETAIAAARAMGLTVAGVDMLPSSRGPLILEVNSSPGLEGIEQATGKDIAGEIIKYIERQYEAKQLAKPATIRTKIKKQSNL
- a CDS encoding DNA-deoxyinosine glycosylase, which codes for MEFKSSFPPIISADAKVLILGSLPGDLSLLQQQYYGHPQNRFWKLMHLLFEEELSGQYEDRKRLLLKHGVALWDVCAKAIRPGSMDSDISEVQANPIPELLATYPGIKRVFFNGQKAMSLHDKLLSRVEGVEYIGLPSTSPANARFHLTLLKEHWTQIL